In the Colletotrichum lupini chromosome 4, complete sequence genome, GTCAAAGAGCAAGCGTCATGACATGGGCAGCTATGCAGTCGTCTGTCAACAATGGCAGAGATTCATAGAAAAGATCAACTTCAACAATCTCGAGATCAACTCCGCCAAGGATCTCTCCCGCTTCGACGAGATTCTCCAGGACCCCATCCGTCGCTCTTATCTGCGCCGTATCTCACTTCGCATTGAGCTGCCTCGCTATAACAGCAAGCTGGCCAAGGTTCCTGAGACAGACACTGAGCAGAATGAAAATGAGATCAAATTCACTCAGGGAATCTGGAATCTTTTCGACATCCTCAGTAAATGGACCCCTTCGGGCCAGAGTGTCGAGTTGGAGCTCAGCGCCGCTTCGCCCAGTGATAAAAACAAGCTGTTTGGTGAGCTGGGCTTGGATCAGGACGGCAACTCACGCTTCTTCGACCACGACCTAGACTTCTGCTTCATCACCGCCGGCTGCGAGCAGGTCGGACGACATGGTCTCCCTGAGGTCTCAATCATCAACAGCTGCCAGATTCTTCGACGCAACCATCGCAACATCTCATCTCGAGCATTGCTCAGCATCATCTCGAGTCTGCCTAAGCTCGAGGAAGTCCGATTCGAGCCTTGGCATCAAGTTGACTTGGAAGCACAGCTCGAAGTCGACTCTGGTATGCCCCTTTTGTCTCACCACCCACAGACCTAATACTGACTGACATTCTTAGATTATGCCCGTACTTTCCCTTTCTGGCCTTCCCACATTAAGCGAATTAGCATTTTTGAGCATTTCGATGCTTTCAACGATGGCCCGGAAGCCGAATGGGAGGATGCTGAGTCTGTCGACGACAATGACGCCGACCCAACCGGTGGAGACATCGCTCTCCCCATACCCCCCGACGGTGCGGAAGAAGGAGGCGACGTTGCCCGAACCTCATGCCCCAGCCTTGGTCACAATTTGGGCTTCCTCAGCTTGCAGGCCGAGGAGATGGCCGTCTCGAATGTCTCTGACGCGACCGCCTTCTTTCAAGGCCTCCTCGCACGCAAGCCCGTCTGGAACAACCTCCGCCGACTTGCGCTTACCTCCCACACGATGATTGACGGTATCGACCACGAAACCGTTAATGGCATTCTGCGTTCGATCGCCAGTGCCGCGAAGCACATGCCGGCATTGCAGGTGCTGGAAATTTACAAGACCGACCAATTTGGAGGTGCCGTCTTCCGCTACTCCGTCGAGATATTGTCGACAACGGCATCGTGGGAGAGCACCTGGGACTTTCACATTGGAGCCGACGTGAAGGCTGCGTGGGCTGAGGTCGCTAAGAAGAACACTCCTCACAATATTACCTTCCTTCCCGAGATTCGCCAGAGCGACTACCGAGGCCCCTACGTATTCTTGGACGAGAACCTGAAGACGAAGGATCTGATCATCCACCCGGCATCGTTGGAAGATATGCTGTCCAAGAAGTTGGATAAGTGCTTGGCCTGCAATGGATACTGCGCCGACCCCAAGAGCGAAGAACAGATGTGGGGTTCTTCGGGACTCAACAATGCTTGAGCAATTGAGAAAGATCCGATGTATACACACGAGAACATGTCTAGATACCCTGTAGAGTACGAATGTTGGACGGCTGCGAAGATGGATAACGGAAAAGTTGGCGTAAGGGGAAAGCGAACATCATCAAACATTGGTTGATTAGCACAATAGATCCTTCTATCAGTCATAGCGGAAACACAACTGGCATCCTGAGTCACCGTGGTCAGTCATGTCTCCTAGCTACTCGTGTCCACCAGTGTTACCTACAGGCTACGACGAACGTTGTTCAGCTGGCGTTGCTCGCCGATGATTCATCTCGCCAGCGCCACTGCAAGAGCTCAGACCACCGAGTGCTGAGCGTGGCTCATGTTGTTGTGTTGACAACCCCTAAGGCCGAATTTTCCGCCCGGACCACCTCTTCCGGATTGGGGCGGAGGCAAATGAAGGAAGGTGACTGGCTGAGTACAAAAAAGAAGGCAAGCCCCCTCGCCCGCCCTGTTCCTTCTCCACTCACTACACGTGACGCACAGAATTACGAACCGAACCCCCAAAATTGTCCAGGCCCGCAACCCTCCCACGCAATCCGACGCCCATTGCCCGCGCAGAAGACGACAAGCCCGCTTCTCGATTGCATCGACAACCAACTCACCGAAACACCACAGCAGCAACTCAAACCGCCACAATGGGAAAGGTTCACGGATCGTTGGCGCGTGCCGGAAAGGTCAAGTCTCAGACGTAAGTCTTTTTTCTTATCCGCGAGAACAGAAAATACCCCCCCGTGCATCTGGGAATCGAGGGTGGCAAACCGACGAAAACTTTGGTCACCACGGACGACGATGAGGGGGAATGCCGGTCGGGAAAGAGAATGGACAACAACACTACTCATTCGACGATCTACGACGGGGGGGTTTGATCTCCATCGAAACGACGACCGACCGGGAGACGGACCGTGTTATTTTTAATGATGAAATGTCGAACCGTGATCGCTGACCACTGCAATAGCCCCAAGGTTGAGCCtcaggagaagaagaagacccCCAAGGGCCGCGCGAAGAAGAGACTCACATACACCCGCCGTTTCGTCAACGTCACCCTCACCGGAGGCAAGCGCAAGGTACGATTTTGATAACAAGTCCCATGTCTCTCGATGACCCCAGATGACTAACTATGGCTGCTTTGTAGATGAACCCTAACCCTACCTCCTAAGCGCCTTCCTCTTCCCACATGCATTCGATACGACTCTAGGAACGTCTGGGCCACTGGCATGAGGGTGGAATCGACGGGACAATCAAGTTCAAGGGTGGTTGGCGAAAATGGTGAAATTTGGGACAAAATGCCGTCGTGGTTTCGGAAATCTTATCACGCCCCTCATATCCCTCCGGTTTCCCTCCGCCTGACGACGGCTTGAGGAATCCCCTACCGGTGTGGCTTACTTGAGTCCGTCTGTGTGTAGATTGATCTCTCCCGACCCGACGAAAGCATAAGAGACAAACGAATGCGTATTGCAGAATTCGTAAAAACTATTTGGTTTTTTTCTGGCATTCAAATCGGAAATGGGGAATACTCGCTTTATCTTTGAACTTGTCTTTTGTCAAACTTTGATGAGTGCTCGCCCATGCTTGGGGAGAAATACACGGATTTCTTCTGCCAACTCTATGACTTGTGCTCAAGAACTGCTGTGATGACATGCTGCACAACATTTCTCCCCGGCAATTTCCACGAGCGGAATGTTTTGCCCATATGCTGAGAGACAATATAGCACCGGACCGGAGGTATTAGCTTGGCTGCTATCCAGATTTACTGCACTCGATTGGGTTATCTCTATCGCGATATCATCCGCGGTCTATCTGTAGAGGACCTACCTGTCATGATTGACTCGCGCCAGAGGCATGACAGCGTGGTGACCTTCGCCAATTGTATGATATGCCAGGATGGAACGGAGTGCTAGCCATGCATGCATACTTGACGAGGCAAAGCTTGGGGCGCCAGCCCGAATTCCAGGCTGTTCCGGACAGGGTGATCATGACCTGCTCGGCTTTTGATGGGAAACGGAGGCATTTCTCTTCGCTGTATGGGCCTCAGGACGGCAGGTTTATTGTTTCTACATCATGACGCGCATTGTGTGAGGTCCCCTTGTGTGTCTCCTTCTCGATGGCCGATGGTGGAGAGTGCGGACTTGACTGAGGACTTGGGAGGCACGAACATCCTGGCGTGAAGGCATGAGAGGATGCCGATAAACGATGAGTTTGCGTCTCAAGCGGTGTTTGTGAGGTATAGTATAGCATGCCGATGTTGAGCCGGCGAGGGAACCGGGGGTTGGAAGGGGCAGTGCTGAACTTTGATGTATCTATCCCATCTCAGTAAAGCATGACAGTCAAGCCTACGGGATAATCTTCAGCCAAGTACACTTCCATACCGGAACTTCTGTGCAACGTCCTCATCGAGTTCAATCAACATACACTCTTTGCGGATTTCCCTTCTTCTGTGCGAGATGACGAGGCGGATTTCGTCGAGCATTTATACGCAGTTCATGCCAGGACTAAGCCAGGGAAGCATGTGTTCAACAAGTGAAAATCAAACGGAGACGGCGCCTCGGGATATGTTCTCGATGCGTTGGAAATCGAATGATAGACCTTGAGCTTGTTCATTGCGCAGTCTGGATCAGTTCGTATGACTTCAGCTTCGATTTTCGGGGATGAAGATACCGTGGCGAGAAGCTAACGAGCGGGACTTGAAGTGTTCGTATCGCATGTCCTGCGAGTTGGCATAGCCTCAAGACCCTTGGGATATCTGTGACTGTAATACGGAATTCTGAACCTTGTCCTGTGCAAATAAAGTATGGGCTACCCTCGGTGTCAGATGCTGTGACAGATGCCTCCCGCGTTAGTTATGGGAGCGCCAACTTCGAGACTATAGACGTCTTTCAATCCATGTTCATGATAAGTTGTTCCTCATAATGTATTATTTACGGAATCAGGACTGCGTTGTAGCTACCTACCCACGTTGGCGGTGTCATGTCAAACTTCCGTCCATCTCTCCAGCATGTGGCTACCCACGAAACTTAACACTCGTCCGTCTTCACTTTTTATGGATACTCAGCCCTTCCCGTACCAGGAGAGAAGATATAGTGAGTCTTATTTGAAATAATATTCACTGCCGAATACTACAGATGCCTTGATTGGGCTTGCAGATTACGAAGCCCTCTAGGCAGGACAACCATATCTTCCAGCATCGTGGCTTTGGGACAAACTCATCCAGCCGGAAGGTCATTTTACAAGGTGAACACGCCGCCGTTGATTCAATCAACAATGTCCTCGAATCCGTCAATATAGTCACACCAATCCACGTCGTAGTATATCTCGCAACGACACTCTCTTTGAATAACAGCCGGAAGCCAACTGATACGTACAATAGGCTAAGACAAGTTACACCGCGAGCCAAACCGTGGAATCTTTGCCACGGGGTAAGTCGAACCATACTCGAGGAACTCGCCCACATTCAGGCCACCAAACTCAGCCAACGTACTTAAACGTTTCCTCCGCCCATCGAGGTGCCCGTTCAAGTGTCGTCAACCCGCCCGGAACGACGCACGTGCCCCCACTCGGGCCCCAAGACGTCCCCGGGGCCGTGGAATGCGGGGCCACATAGACGCGCTACCGCACCATCACCTGTGAGCTTGGGCGAAGGACACATCCCGAGTTGCTGTAGATAAAGTACTTCTGTCACTTGTGAGCTCATGAAGTCAGATACATTTTCTAGAGGCACATAGGATGTTTCTCAGATCATTCGTCACATACAATGAGGTTACTATAATCAATCGGTGAAATACATATGGCTGCTACCGCTATGCCTGCTCCATAAACACCATCCCATGCCATTGATCATCCGTTCGAGTCAAACTTGCGTCACTCACTATTTCAGCAACACCGCCGTGTTGCCAGAAAATTTCCAATATTCCACAAGATATACAAGCCAGGTAATGTCGAGATAAGTACATTGCAGAAAGTTATGACAAATCCGAGCTCCCAGCCCGCGAAGGTCGCCCTGCTGCTCCCGAGCCAAGGTCATGCAACAGGCTCCGTAAACTCTCGACCAAGGGCGGTAAAGGCTCCGAAACCACAGGGAAATTGTTCCGGAAAATGTCTCTCGCGATAGAGAGAACCACGCTCGGATTTGAAAGCGATTCCACGCCATCGGCAGGGTTTCCGTTGATGGTGATGCCAGGTACTCCGCGGTCAAGCTGGAGAAAAGCTCTGGTGTCCCGGTTTTCGTCCGAATCCATCAGCGTGTATCCCGACGTAGACCTGCTAGTGCTCATGCCGTTGCCAATTTCTTGGTCGGAACCATGTCTAGATGCCGAACATGATAGCAACCCATATGCCCATAGCGTGAGACATGCGTAGTACACGGCGATGGCGTTGAATtcacgtagcgacgcaggtgGAAGCTGGCGAGCATGGTGAAAAATCTGACCAGCATGCCAAATCGCGTAACGTGCCTCGGACGTCCTTACCCAGCTGTCTTCCAGGCTGGTATAAGTCCTACGGGCCTCGTCCTCTCCCGATTTGCCAGCAAACGTCTGCAAGATGTCGGGAGAGACGTGTAGGAGCATCATGAGAAGCTCTGACATGACTGCAAGTTGAGCTGTGGGCCGCTTTGATGTGAGGATCATGGTTGAAAAGTCGTTCAAATCTCGGTAGAGCTCCTGATACTGTGTTTTGAGCCACAGGCGGTGGGTCGCATTCCTCTTGCTCGAGAGACCATCAGCATAGAACTTGATGGCTTCACGATATGCCGCTATCTGACCCCAGTAGCCATGCAGCAAGGCCATGTAACACAATTCTGTATCGACCAGTTGGTCGAATTCGTCCAGAATTTCAGTGCAGTGCATCACTTCTGATACACGTGGGATGATGCGGTCTGGGGCTGCGTTTGTTTTGGCGACATACACGTTCCTCCATTGCTCAGCGGATCGTGCTCTCCATAGATCTCGAGAAGCAGGAAGGCTGAAGTTGAGTTCGGTGTAAGACATTAGTGGGTTTTTGCAGAACCCGATAGAAGTTTGAATATCGTGAAAGAACATATGCAAAACAAGGCGTTTGTAGGATTCACGCTTCGCAAATTTGCGCCACTTCGAGTCCAGGACCTCGGGGGAGTCTGTCATCATCGGGATCATAGCCGAAGAGTCTGGTGGGGCCGAGAAGTTTCCTGCACGTCTGAGCATAGTCATCGGGGGCTGCAGGAAGCTCTCCGCAATTTCCATCTTCCGCTTGAAGCCACTCCAGATGCCAATATCTAGGTTGAGCATGAATGCTTGGAGAGCCGCCAGTTCTCGCGTGAATGAGTTTGAGCCTTCGAACTAGACAATATTAACAAGATAATTTGCTGCAAGGCGGATGGTCAAAGGGGCTGTCGACTTACCAAATCTGCCAGCCCAAGCCGGAGCACTTCATGTAGCGAGAACCCGAACTGCCACACAGCAGGAATGGAAATATATGTAGCACCGCTGGACAGAATACCAGCAAGTAGTTCTGGaatagcagcagcagcatcaaACGTCGCCAGATGAATCCAACTGTCGCTCTGGTGCTCATCGTGGATGAAATGGGCTTGCACGAGGTAATTCAGGAGATCCAAAGAAGGGAAAGATGGTGTACGTGTGCGACCGCCTTTCGAGACTGTGCTAGCTACCACCATGGCCAGAAGACTGTCTCTCGAGAGGGAAGTCATCTTTAGCTTCGTGCCCGGAGTATTGATGAGCTTATCGAAAGCGGGGGAATTAGCAAAGGTGCCGTTGTCAAGAATGAGCTGCTCCTTGTCCTGCGGTGACGCGTGATGCAGCGCGTAATCCTTTGGCCCCGGCTCCCACAGCCAAGGCGACCGTTTGAAGGCCGCGTGTGCCTTTGACGCATTTCTTGTGTTTGATTTTGACCGGCTGGTTGTAGTGGACTCGGGGGTTTGGTTGATCTCAGGTTGTGGGATGGTTATGGCGTCAAAGTTCAGGTCCCATGAGGAAAAGTCCATGTCCTGGAAGTACGTGTGTACTGGATTGAAGTTGACAATATCGTCCATCACCATGTCCATGACAGGGTTCGAAAAGCCATCGTCCATGTAAGAGGATGCGTCCAGATCATGGCTCATATCGGGGTTTGGTGGCATCATGACCAGTTTGGAGGCCGTATAAACGGAACCTGTGTCCATGCTGCCGTTCATGTCGACGCTCATATGCAGTGTTGATGTCTCGGAAGGGCTGGAGGCGCCATCGATTGACGTCCGGTGAGGATGCGTACGCTTCGAGGGGACTTCGCATGGTAAATTCTTGGATCGACAGCGAGAGCATGGCTTGGCATCCTACAAGTGTATCAGCCTACTGGTACTTTTGGGCGGGACTATAGTTTTTCCCGGAGGaaagagggggggggggagggttACCTCGCATTTTGACTTGGAAGCGGCACAATTCAGGCACGCCTCGGCAGCCCGATCGCTCCTCCGTATGAAGGTTCTACCCTTGCCTGTATTATCTCGGTCGTGGGTTGTCTCATGACGGGTGAGGAGGTCGGCTCTATTGAATCGCTTGGGACAGCGGGAGCACTGGTAGGGACGAGCATTCTCATGAGAGCGTAGATGTCTCGTCAGAT is a window encoding:
- a CDS encoding 40S ribosomal protein S30; the protein is MGKVHGSLARAGKVKSQTPKVEPQEKKKTPKGRAKKRLTYTRRFVNVTLTGGKRKMNPNPTS